A genomic segment from Micromonospora echinaurantiaca encodes:
- a CDS encoding Gfo/Idh/MocA family oxidoreductase yields the protein MTRPRAVVCGTGFGRVYLAGLAAPESPVQLAGILARGSDRSSACARRWGVPLYRHPDELPGDVTVACVVVGSAITGGPGARLAQALMSRGIHVLQEHPLHADELAGCLRAARANRVAYRLNSHHVHVAPVRRFVAAARALLRRQPPLFVDAAGSVQVLYPLLDVLGAALGRLRPWGFAPPAPLPAAVRALTPLDVPFRSLDGVFAGVPTTLRVQHQMDPREPDNHAHLWHRITIGTEGGQLTLVSSTGPVLWTVRPHLPREAAGAAGFDRLGVDHLALAGTTPIGPPAAPSWAQTLDTLWPEAVRVAVRRLTDDVARGADPMTDGQYHLGLCQLTREITQLLGPVELVRRDEPRFLAAGDLIEGEHEVLT from the coding sequence GTGACCCGGCCCCGGGCGGTGGTCTGCGGCACCGGGTTCGGCCGCGTCTACCTCGCCGGGCTCGCCGCGCCCGAGTCACCGGTGCAGCTGGCCGGCATCCTGGCCCGGGGCAGCGACCGGTCGTCCGCCTGCGCCCGCCGGTGGGGCGTGCCGCTCTACCGGCACCCCGACGAGCTGCCCGGGGACGTCACGGTGGCCTGCGTGGTGGTCGGCTCGGCGATCACCGGCGGGCCCGGCGCCCGGCTGGCCCAGGCGCTGATGTCCCGGGGGATCCACGTGCTGCAGGAGCACCCGCTGCACGCCGACGAGCTGGCCGGGTGCCTGCGCGCCGCGCGGGCCAACCGGGTCGCGTACCGGCTCAACAGCCACCACGTGCACGTGGCGCCGGTGCGCCGGTTCGTCGCCGCGGCCCGGGCGCTGCTGCGCCGGCAGCCGCCGCTCTTCGTGGACGCGGCCGGCAGCGTGCAGGTGCTCTACCCGCTGCTCGACGTGCTCGGCGCCGCGCTCGGCCGGTTGCGACCGTGGGGATTCGCGCCGCCCGCCCCGCTGCCGGCGGCGGTGCGCGCCCTGACCCCGCTGGACGTGCCGTTCCGCAGCCTCGACGGGGTGTTCGCCGGAGTGCCCACCACGCTGCGGGTGCAGCACCAGATGGACCCGCGGGAGCCGGACAACCACGCCCACCTGTGGCACCGGATCACCATCGGCACCGAGGGCGGGCAGCTGACCCTGGTCTCCAGCACCGGCCCGGTGCTCTGGACCGTCCGGCCGCACCTGCCCCGGGAGGCGGCCGGCGCGGCCGGCTTCGACCGGCTCGGCGTCGACCACCTCGCCCTCGCCGGCACCACCCCGATCGGGCCACCGGCCGCGCCGAGCTGGGCGCAGACCCTCGACACGCTCTGGCCCGAGGCGGTCCGGGTCGCGGTGCGGCGGCTCACCGACGACGTGGCCCGCGGGGCGGACCCGATGACCGACGGGCAGTACCACCTCGGGTTGTGCCAGCTGACCCGGGAGATCACCCAGCTGCTGGGCCCGGTGGAGCTGGTCCGCCGGGACGAGCCGCGGTTCCTCGCGGCCGGGGACCTGATCGAGGGGGAGCACGAGGTGCTGACGTGA
- a CDS encoding glycosyltransferase, which yields MKLVVTCQPAVGHFHAVAQLARAAVDAGHEVVVATGRGMGHWVTRAGFAVREVGPAWLADGPRAGAFDDPRRRLRLMSLATGSMVAGLVDLLRELRPDVVLHESLEWAAPLAADAAGVPYAALGQLPRLPRPVLAEVMAEPWNAARRRLGLPADPGLERLYPYLYLDAYLPSWQPLTANPLSWFDGPAEPDVAHLIQPPLYQVGDEVPAWLAALPDRPVVYVTMGTAFNQVGPLFATVAEALRDEDVSVVMTVGSGVDPAPLAALGPNIHAARYIPQEAVLSRSAAVVQHAGYLTTVGALRHGLPMVAIPVAVDQPYHAHRLAAAGAAVRLDHRTLDPARVRAAVRAVLDEPLYRANAERLRREMLAMPPTGHGVTLLERLAASGRPVFDGADELAAVR from the coding sequence ATGAAACTCGTCGTCACGTGTCAGCCGGCGGTCGGCCACTTCCACGCGGTCGCCCAGCTCGCCCGGGCCGCGGTGGACGCGGGGCACGAGGTGGTGGTGGCCACCGGCCGGGGGATGGGGCACTGGGTGACCCGCGCCGGGTTCGCCGTCCGGGAGGTGGGGCCGGCCTGGCTCGCCGACGGCCCCCGGGCCGGCGCCTTCGACGACCCGCGGCGACGGCTGCGGCTGATGAGCCTGGCCACCGGCTCGATGGTGGCCGGCCTGGTCGACCTGCTCCGCGAGCTGCGCCCGGACGTGGTGCTGCACGAGTCGCTGGAGTGGGCCGCGCCGCTCGCCGCCGACGCGGCCGGGGTGCCGTACGCGGCCCTCGGGCAGCTGCCGCGACTGCCTCGGCCGGTGCTCGCCGAGGTGATGGCCGAACCGTGGAACGCGGCGCGGCGCCGGCTCGGCCTGCCCGCCGACCCGGGACTGGAACGGCTCTACCCGTACCTCTACCTCGACGCGTACCTGCCGAGCTGGCAGCCGCTGACCGCGAACCCGCTGAGCTGGTTCGACGGCCCGGCCGAGCCGGACGTGGCGCACCTGATCCAGCCGCCGCTCTACCAGGTCGGCGACGAGGTGCCGGCCTGGCTCGCCGCGCTGCCCGACCGGCCGGTCGTCTACGTCACCATGGGCACCGCGTTCAACCAGGTGGGGCCGCTCTTCGCCACCGTCGCCGAGGCGCTGCGCGACGAGGACGTGTCGGTGGTGATGACCGTCGGGTCCGGGGTGGACCCGGCCCCGCTCGCCGCGCTCGGCCCGAACATCCACGCGGCGCGCTACATCCCGCAGGAGGCGGTGCTGTCCCGCAGCGCCGCGGTGGTGCAGCACGCCGGCTACCTGACCACCGTCGGGGCGCTGCGGCACGGCCTGCCGATGGTCGCGATCCCGGTGGCGGTGGACCAGCCGTACCACGCGCACCGGCTCGCCGCGGCCGGCGCCGCGGTGCGGCTGGACCACCGCACCCTCGACCCGGCGCGGGTCCGCGCCGCGGTCCGCGCCGTGCTCGACGAGCCGCTGTACCGGGCCAACGCCGAACGGCTGCGCCGGGAGATGCTCGCCATGCCGCCGACCGGGCACGGTGTCACCCTGCTGGAACGGCTGGCCGCCAGCGGGCGGCCGGTGTTCGACGGCGCCGACGAGCTGGCGGCCGTCCGATGA
- a CDS encoding saccharopine dehydrogenase NADP-binding domain-containing protein, whose amino-acid sequence MSALIGVVGGSGAVGGAAARRLHRLLGPEYRLRIGGRRLAAAEDLVRRELAGRAEAMAVDVYDDAALRRFCAGCRLVVNASAASYLVVDRVARAALAAGADYVDAGGDLPLLDRLTPLGLTGQGRTALVTAGLMPGLTGLLPRWLAATEFHRPRRLVVHVGVMDRLTPAGAVDYLLSLRTRDEESQAVWLDGRRVTRAAGALTDVELPFFPGRVTAYPYLGYEGERLAVQLGLTELRWHAVFDGGAAMMATLSRLQGAMSGEGDLSAAARDLAAAAELDMFGKRPYQLLVFELGGVGPDGDERTRTLVLRSADTSEITGTVCALAAAQVLAGRVPPGAHLAAEGLAAAELVEALRATGVVRAFDLFDGAAADAATVEEGVL is encoded by the coding sequence GTGAGCGCGCTGATCGGGGTCGTCGGCGGGTCCGGCGCGGTGGGCGGCGCGGCGGCCCGCCGGCTGCACCGGCTGCTCGGGCCCGAGTACCGGCTGCGGATCGGCGGTCGCCGGCTGGCCGCCGCCGAGGACCTGGTCCGCCGCGAGCTGGCCGGCCGGGCCGAGGCGATGGCGGTGGACGTCTACGACGACGCGGCACTGCGCCGCTTCTGCGCCGGCTGCCGGCTGGTGGTCAACGCCAGCGCCGCCTCGTACCTGGTGGTCGACCGGGTGGCCCGGGCGGCCCTGGCCGCCGGCGCCGACTACGTAGACGCCGGCGGTGACCTGCCCCTGCTGGACCGGCTCACCCCGCTCGGGCTCACCGGACAGGGCCGGACCGCGCTGGTCACCGCCGGCCTGATGCCGGGGCTGACCGGGCTGCTGCCCCGCTGGCTCGCCGCCACCGAGTTCCACCGGCCCCGCCGGCTGGTCGTCCACGTCGGGGTGATGGACCGGCTGACTCCGGCCGGCGCGGTGGACTACCTGCTCAGCCTGCGCACCCGGGACGAGGAGTCGCAGGCGGTCTGGCTGGACGGCCGGCGGGTCACCCGGGCGGCGGGGGCGCTGACCGACGTGGAGCTGCCCTTCTTCCCGGGCCGGGTCACCGCCTACCCCTACCTCGGCTACGAGGGGGAGCGGCTCGCCGTGCAGCTCGGGCTCACCGAGCTGCGCTGGCACGCGGTCTTCGACGGCGGGGCGGCGATGATGGCCACGCTGAGCCGGTTGCAGGGCGCCATGAGTGGCGAGGGCGACCTGAGCGCCGCCGCCCGAGACCTGGCCGCCGCGGCGGAGCTGGACATGTTCGGCAAGCGTCCGTACCAGTTGCTGGTCTTCGAGCTGGGCGGCGTTGGGCCGGACGGGGACGAGCGCACCCGCACGCTGGTGCTGCGCTCGGCGGACACCTCCGAGATCACCGGTACGGTCTGCGCGCTCGCCGCGGCGCAGGTGCTCGCCGGCCGGGTGCCGCCGGGCGCGCACCTGGCCGCCGAGGGGCTCGCCGCCGCCGAACTGGTCGAGGCGTTGCGGGCCACCGGGGTGGTGCGCGCGTTCGACCTGTTCGACGGGGCGGCCGCCGACGCCGCGACGGTCGAGGAGGGGGTGCTGTGA
- a CDS encoding thioesterase II family protein has translation MNAYPGRAAAPWFQCYRPVPVATARLACFPHAGGSASFFRPWADELPADVELLAAQYPGREDRLREPPVTDLGELADRYADVLRATDVPLVLFGHSLGAAVGYEVARRLVTAGAPPALLVVSGRQAPFDPSRAVHLMDDDALWADVARAGGTSRAVLESPELRALVLPVLRADYRLSETYRPSAGPPLTCPVLAVSGDADPDVDLAVLPGWGTVTTAGCEVRVFPGDHFFLQPHRRALVGEIVRRLRARTDAWATP, from the coding sequence GTGAACGCCTATCCGGGCCGGGCGGCGGCGCCCTGGTTCCAGTGCTACCGGCCGGTGCCGGTGGCGACCGCGCGGCTGGCCTGCTTTCCGCACGCCGGTGGCAGCGCCAGCTTCTTCCGGCCCTGGGCCGACGAGCTGCCGGCCGACGTCGAGCTGCTGGCCGCGCAGTACCCCGGCCGGGAGGACCGGCTGCGCGAGCCGCCCGTCACCGACCTCGGCGAGCTGGCCGACCGGTACGCCGACGTGCTGCGCGCCACCGACGTGCCGCTGGTGCTGTTCGGACACAGCCTCGGCGCGGCGGTCGGCTACGAGGTGGCCCGCCGGCTGGTGACCGCCGGCGCGCCGCCGGCGCTGCTGGTGGTCTCCGGCCGCCAGGCGCCGTTCGACCCGTCCCGGGCGGTGCACCTGATGGACGACGACGCGCTCTGGGCGGACGTCGCCCGGGCCGGCGGCACCAGCCGGGCGGTGCTGGAGAGCCCGGAGCTGCGCGCCCTGGTGCTGCCGGTGCTGCGCGCCGACTACCGGCTCAGCGAGACCTACCGGCCGTCCGCCGGTCCGCCGCTGACCTGTCCCGTCCTCGCGGTCAGCGGCGACGCGGACCCGGACGTGGACCTCGCCGTGCTGCCCGGCTGGGGGACCGTCACCACCGCCGGCTGCGAGGTGCGGGTCTTCCCCGGCGACCACTTCTTCCTCCAACCGCACCGCCGGGCCCTGGTCGGCGAGATCGTCCGGCGGCTGCGCGCCCGCACCGACGCCTGGGCCACGCCGTGA
- a CDS encoding serine hydroxymethyltransferase: MTGLDAPAGLADGADLAAVRAWCADALVSLDRRDAPLVRLAHAELRRQRGTLNLVAAASPTLPAALVAHALLFSSVTAEGYAGGRYHPGTEVVDQVEQLARGRAERLFGAPHANVQPLSGSAANLAVLYGLLDPGDTVLALELDHGGHLTHVSRGASIAKRVTASYYEVDERGLIDHAALAVLVKQVRPRLLICGGSAYPRQLDFAAFRAAADEVDALLMADVSHVSGLVAAGAHPSPVPHCDVITTSTYKQLCGPRGGLLLRGASSRLDARALDRAVFPGFQGTPDFGGIAAKAVALGFAARPEFAAAMRRVVRYARTFAGALADHGVPVVSGGTDSHLVLADLRAVAVTGRQVADVLRRLGVLVNMNLVPRDPRPAAETSGIRIGTNDLGFRRVGDAEVAELARATAAVVAEVAGGGRPDAVVRGSRGRDLAGCVAGITARGYREDWRQGGAVA; the protein is encoded by the coding sequence GTGACCGGCCTGGACGCCCCGGCCGGCCTGGCCGACGGGGCCGACCTGGCCGCCGTGCGCGCCTGGTGCGCCGACGCGCTGGTCTCGCTGGACCGGCGGGACGCCCCGCTGGTCCGCCTCGCCCACGCCGAGCTGCGCCGCCAGCGCGGCACGCTGAACTTGGTCGCCGCGGCCAGCCCCACCCTGCCGGCCGCCCTGGTGGCGCACGCGCTGCTGTTCAGCTCGGTGACCGCCGAGGGCTACGCCGGCGGCCGCTACCACCCGGGCACCGAGGTGGTCGACCAGGTCGAGCAGCTGGCCCGCGGGCGCGCCGAGCGGCTGTTCGGCGCCCCGCACGCCAACGTGCAGCCGCTCTCCGGCTCGGCGGCCAACCTCGCCGTGCTCTACGGCCTGCTCGACCCGGGCGACACCGTGCTGGCCCTGGAACTCGACCACGGCGGGCACCTGACTCACGTCTCCCGGGGCGCCAGCATCGCCAAGCGGGTCACCGCCAGCTACTACGAGGTCGACGAGCGGGGCCTGATCGACCACGCCGCGCTGGCGGTGCTGGTCAAGCAGGTCCGGCCCCGGCTGCTGATCTGCGGCGGCTCGGCGTACCCCCGGCAGCTGGACTTCGCCGCGTTCCGGGCCGCCGCCGACGAGGTGGACGCGCTGCTGATGGCCGACGTCAGCCACGTCAGCGGGCTGGTCGCCGCCGGCGCGCACCCGTCACCGGTGCCGCACTGCGACGTGATCACCACCTCGACGTACAAGCAGCTCTGCGGGCCGCGCGGCGGCCTGCTGCTGCGCGGGGCGTCGTCCCGGCTGGACGCCCGGGCGCTGGACCGGGCGGTCTTCCCCGGCTTCCAGGGCACCCCGGACTTCGGCGGCATCGCCGCCAAGGCGGTCGCGCTGGGCTTCGCCGCCCGCCCGGAGTTCGCCGCGGCGATGCGCCGGGTGGTGCGCTACGCGCGGACGTTCGCCGGGGCGCTGGCCGACCACGGGGTGCCGGTGGTCTCCGGCGGCACCGACAGCCACCTGGTCCTGGCCGACCTGCGCGCGGTGGCGGTCACCGGCCGGCAGGTCGCCGACGTGCTGCGCCGCCTCGGCGTGCTGGTCAACATGAACCTCGTCCCGCGCGACCCCCGACCGGCCGCGGAGACCAGCGGCATCCGGATCGGCACCAACGACCTGGGCTTCCGGCGGGTCGGCGACGCCGAGGTGGCGGAGCTGGCCCGGGCCACCGCCGCGGTGGTCGCCGAGGTGGCCGGCGGCGGGCGGCCGGACGCCGTGGTGCGCGGCTCCCGAGGACGCGACCTGGCCGGCTGCGTGGCCGGCATCACCGCTCGCGGATACCGCGAGGACTGGCGCCAGGGAGGTGCGGTGGCATGA
- a CDS encoding non-ribosomal peptide synthetase — protein MIEPAVTVSELVDTLEAHGVELWEEDGQLRFRAPRGVLTEERRETLRARRPELLAYLKGAPTAGLEPDPAARHDPFPLTDIQMSYVLGRRSAFAYSGVGCHAYGELTFPDLDGDRVAEVWRMLVRRHDMLRARIDPAGSQRIVPDPPPLVVPVLDLRGRGPAAVAAAIDGVRAELDHRVYPPDGWPLFEVRVTRADDRAVLHLSIDFLVADYVSIQLLLEEFTRCYHDPGHRLPPLELSFRDYLLGERQLRGTRRYAKDREYWWRRIDTLPPAPELVVLGDRPAEPGGVRFRRWQLHLPTEAYEGLKRLAADRGVTPSVAVLAAYAEVIGRWSKGRRFLLNLTMLRRLPLHPQVDRLVGDFTSAVLLEVDGDAGASFGERAGAVQQQLWADMDHLLVSGVEVLREVARRRGQDAALMPVVFTSALGLGTAGESGPQRVGFGYGISQTPQVWIDCQALERSDGLVVNWDVRQGIFPDGMVEAMFGAFQTLVRQLAAGRRWDDADPVELPADQLARRAEVNDTTAPLTGALLHDGVVAQCRRTPDRPAVIGADRTLSYGELLARAAAVADALRAAGAAPGDLVAVLLPPGPDQVVAVLGVLLAGGAYLPVDTRAPVARKESLVDAAGARYAVTTADAEGLPTGVHRIAVDGLLPADQPPAPLGVTDRDTAYVIYTSGSTGRPKGVVIPHRGAVNTVEDINRRFAVGPDDRVLGLAGLSFDLSVYDIFGPLAVGAALVLPAADRRGDPSHWAELIRAHRVTLWNSVPAQLQMLADYLAVADTTGLDSLRLAMLSGDWIPVRLPDQIRALIPGLVLHSLGGATEGSIWSIGYPIDEVPAEWPSIPYGRPLTNQTMHVLDEAMRPCPDWAVGELYIGGVGVADGYLGDPELTARRFVRHPVTGERLYRTGDLGRYLPGGDIEFLGREDLQVKIRGHRIELAEIETAAQSYPPVGAAAVVVEGDAPLERRLVAFVEPARRADGPDDPLDLAASAVRELAAIRAEQDGGQAVRFARQLDHTALLAMIRALRDQGLFTSAEVGHTVDEVMRTARVGAKHQRLIRRWLAALERHGLIRRDPAGRLRPAPESLTVDADTVRAAWQEIDRMQDAGGLRTELVGYFRTASAHLPELMRDEVDPVQLLFPQGRLDIQESAYQGNFLSHSLNRLVVRAMCDLAAAWPDDRPMRVLEVGAGVGGTSIDLIPALDRYPVRYAFTDVSQFFLNSARERFADYPWVDYHLFDLNVDFRAQGMTANSVDVILCANVLHYARDAGQALARFRELLRPGGWLVFIETTRDNYQILTSMEFLFDATAGDFADVRAGRDETFISAPQWRELLAAAGAAPAVQLSATDAALDAIGMHVFAARFKPDRVDVDPAALRRHLAERLPEYMLPSRLEVLDAIPLTANDKVDRAALRALLPRAAAARGAGSAEPSGELETAIAAIWADVLNVERVGRDDDLFSLGGDSLLAAQLVGRIRDDVPAASGALFDTLLRDLLEGATVRTLAAGLTGGDTGGDTAEPATGPAAAPALPFPVPPEGPVRLELPGDAAAEDPERRAAGYLPALRAELCGRPVELTGRDLGGVLAAELARQLGEAGVTVSGLTVVAGLPLPDGAPGELVGEYLFTRELGVDPADLGLPGEAELAGAVEAGDESVFGALAAEPADWRLARIAAVLDVDPTELTARHAAFRSALDALVRHGPPLYAGDLTLVFDFDRPRWPQAAARVERRWREACLGELRVVDGARP, from the coding sequence GTGATCGAGCCAGCGGTCACCGTGTCGGAGCTGGTCGACACCCTGGAGGCGCACGGCGTAGAGCTGTGGGAGGAGGACGGCCAGCTGCGCTTCCGGGCGCCCCGCGGGGTGCTCACCGAGGAGCGCCGGGAGACGCTGCGGGCCCGCCGCCCGGAGCTGCTGGCGTACCTCAAGGGGGCGCCGACGGCCGGGCTGGAGCCCGACCCGGCGGCGCGGCACGACCCGTTCCCGCTCACCGACATCCAGATGTCCTACGTGCTGGGTCGGCGCAGCGCGTTCGCCTACAGCGGGGTGGGCTGCCACGCGTACGGCGAGCTGACCTTCCCCGACCTCGACGGCGACCGGGTCGCCGAGGTGTGGCGGATGCTGGTGCGCCGGCACGACATGCTCCGCGCCCGGATCGACCCGGCCGGGTCGCAGCGGATCGTGCCGGACCCGCCGCCGCTGGTCGTCCCGGTGCTCGACCTGCGCGGCCGTGGCCCGGCCGCGGTGGCCGCCGCGATCGACGGGGTCCGCGCCGAACTGGACCACCGGGTGTACCCGCCGGACGGCTGGCCGCTGTTCGAGGTCCGGGTCACCCGCGCCGACGACCGCGCGGTGCTGCACCTGTCGATCGACTTCCTGGTCGCCGACTACGTCAGCATCCAGTTGCTGCTGGAGGAGTTCACCCGCTGCTACCACGACCCCGGGCACCGGCTGCCCCCGCTGGAGCTCTCCTTCCGCGACTACCTGCTCGGCGAGCGGCAGCTGCGCGGCACCCGCCGGTACGCCAAGGACCGCGAGTACTGGTGGCGCCGGATCGACACGCTGCCGCCGGCGCCGGAGCTGGTGGTGCTCGGCGACCGTCCCGCCGAGCCGGGCGGGGTGCGGTTCCGCCGCTGGCAGCTGCACCTGCCCACGGAGGCGTACGAGGGGTTGAAGCGGCTCGCCGCCGACCGGGGCGTCACCCCGTCGGTGGCGGTGCTCGCCGCGTACGCCGAGGTGATCGGGCGGTGGAGCAAGGGGCGCCGGTTCCTGCTCAACCTGACCATGCTCCGCCGCCTGCCCCTGCACCCCCAGGTCGACCGGCTGGTCGGCGACTTCACCTCGGCGGTGCTGCTGGAGGTCGACGGCGACGCCGGCGCCAGCTTCGGCGAGCGGGCCGGCGCGGTGCAGCAGCAGCTCTGGGCGGACATGGACCACCTGCTGGTCAGCGGCGTCGAGGTGCTGCGCGAGGTGGCCCGCCGCCGAGGCCAGGACGCCGCGCTGATGCCGGTGGTCTTCACCAGCGCGCTCGGGCTGGGCACCGCCGGGGAGTCCGGCCCGCAGCGGGTCGGCTTCGGCTACGGCATCAGCCAGACCCCGCAGGTCTGGATCGACTGCCAGGCGCTGGAGCGCTCGGACGGGCTGGTGGTCAACTGGGACGTCCGCCAGGGCATCTTCCCCGACGGCATGGTCGAGGCGATGTTCGGCGCGTTCCAGACGCTGGTGCGCCAGCTCGCGGCGGGACGGCGGTGGGACGACGCGGACCCGGTGGAGCTGCCGGCCGACCAGTTGGCCCGGCGGGCCGAGGTGAACGACACCACCGCCCCGCTCACCGGTGCGCTGCTGCACGACGGGGTGGTCGCGCAGTGCCGGCGTACCCCGGACCGGCCGGCGGTGATCGGCGCGGACCGCACGCTGAGCTACGGCGAGCTGCTGGCCCGGGCGGCGGCAGTCGCCGACGCGCTGCGCGCCGCGGGCGCCGCGCCCGGCGACCTGGTCGCGGTGCTGCTGCCGCCGGGGCCCGACCAGGTCGTGGCGGTGCTCGGCGTGCTGCTCGCCGGCGGCGCCTACCTGCCGGTGGACACCCGGGCCCCGGTCGCCCGCAAGGAGTCCCTGGTGGACGCCGCCGGCGCCCGGTACGCGGTGACCACCGCCGACGCCGAGGGCCTGCCCACCGGGGTGCACCGGATCGCGGTGGACGGGCTTCTGCCCGCCGACCAACCGCCGGCGCCGCTCGGCGTCACCGACCGGGACACCGCGTACGTCATCTACACCTCCGGCTCCACCGGCCGGCCCAAGGGCGTGGTCATCCCGCACCGGGGCGCGGTGAACACCGTCGAGGACATCAACCGGCGGTTCGCGGTCGGGCCGGACGACCGGGTGCTCGGCCTGGCCGGGCTCTCCTTCGACCTGTCCGTCTACGACATCTTCGGCCCGCTGGCGGTGGGTGCGGCACTGGTGCTGCCCGCAGCCGACCGGCGCGGCGACCCGTCGCACTGGGCGGAGCTGATCCGCGCCCACCGGGTGACCCTGTGGAACTCGGTCCCGGCGCAGTTGCAGATGCTCGCCGACTACCTGGCCGTGGCGGACACCACCGGGCTGGACTCGCTACGCCTGGCGATGCTCTCCGGCGACTGGATCCCGGTGCGGCTGCCCGACCAGATCCGCGCCCTGATCCCCGGCCTGGTGCTGCACAGCCTGGGCGGCGCCACCGAGGGGTCGATCTGGTCCATCGGATACCCGATCGACGAGGTGCCGGCGGAGTGGCCCAGCATCCCGTACGGGCGGCCGCTGACCAACCAGACCATGCACGTGCTGGACGAGGCGATGCGGCCCTGCCCGGACTGGGCGGTCGGCGAGCTGTACATCGGCGGGGTCGGCGTCGCGGACGGCTACCTCGGCGACCCGGAGCTGACCGCGCGGCGGTTCGTCCGGCACCCGGTCACCGGCGAGCGGCTCTACCGCACCGGCGACCTGGGCCGGTACCTACCCGGCGGGGACATCGAGTTCCTCGGCCGGGAGGACCTCCAGGTGAAGATCCGGGGGCACCGGATCGAGCTGGCCGAGATCGAGACCGCGGCGCAGTCGTACCCGCCGGTCGGCGCCGCCGCGGTGGTGGTCGAGGGCGACGCCCCGCTGGAGCGGCGGCTGGTCGCCTTCGTGGAGCCGGCCCGCCGCGCCGACGGCCCGGACGACCCGCTCGACCTGGCCGCCTCGGCGGTGCGGGAGTTGGCCGCGATCCGCGCCGAGCAGGACGGCGGGCAGGCCGTCCGGTTCGCCCGGCAGCTGGACCACACAGCGCTGCTGGCGATGATCCGCGCGCTGCGCGACCAGGGACTGTTCACCTCGGCCGAGGTGGGGCACACGGTGGACGAGGTGATGCGCACCGCCCGGGTGGGCGCCAAGCACCAGCGGCTGATCCGGCGCTGGTTGGCCGCGCTGGAGCGGCACGGGTTGATCCGGCGCGACCCGGCCGGCCGGCTGCGCCCGGCGCCGGAGAGCCTGACCGTCGACGCGGACACCGTGCGCGCCGCCTGGCAGGAGATCGACCGGATGCAGGACGCCGGCGGCCTGCGCACCGAGCTGGTCGGCTACTTCCGCACCGCCAGCGCCCACCTGCCGGAGCTGATGCGCGACGAGGTCGACCCGGTGCAGCTGCTCTTCCCGCAGGGCCGGCTGGACATCCAGGAGTCGGCGTACCAGGGCAACTTCCTCAGCCACAGCCTCAACCGGCTGGTCGTCCGGGCGATGTGCGACCTGGCCGCCGCCTGGCCGGACGACCGCCCGATGCGGGTGCTGGAGGTCGGCGCCGGCGTCGGAGGCACCAGCATCGACCTGATCCCCGCCCTCGACCGTTACCCGGTGCGGTACGCCTTCACCGACGTCTCCCAGTTCTTCCTGAACAGCGCCCGGGAGCGGTTCGCCGACTACCCGTGGGTGGACTACCACCTCTTCGACCTCAACGTGGACTTCCGCGCGCAGGGCATGACGGCCAACAGCGTGGACGTGATCCTCTGCGCCAACGTGCTGCACTACGCCCGCGACGCCGGCCAGGCGCTGGCCCGGTTCCGGGAGTTGCTGCGCCCCGGCGGCTGGCTGGTGTTCATCGAGACCACCCGGGACAACTACCAGATCCTCACCTCGATGGAGTTCCTCTTCGACGCCACCGCCGGGGACTTCGCCGACGTGCGGGCCGGGCGCGACGAGACCTTCATCTCCGCCCCGCAGTGGCGGGAGCTGCTCGCCGCGGCCGGCGCCGCGCCGGCGGTGCAGCTCTCCGCGACCGACGCCGCCCTGGACGCGATCGGCATGCACGTCTTCGCCGCCCGGTTCAAGCCCGACCGGGTCGACGTCGACCCGGCGGCGCTGCGCCGGCACCTCGCCGAGCGGCTGCCGGAGTACATGCTGCCCAGCCGGCTGGAGGTGCTCGACGCGATCCCGCTGACCGCCAACGACAAGGTGGACCGGGCCGCCCTGCGCGCCCTGCTGCCCCGGGCGGCGGCCGCCCGCGGCGCCGGATCCGCCGAGCCCAGCGGTGAGCTGGAGACCGCCATCGCGGCGATCTGGGCCGACGTGCTCAACGTCGAACGGGTGGGCCGGGACGACGACCTGTTCAGCCTGGGCGGCGACTCGCTGCTCGCGGCGCAGCTGGTCGGCCGGATCCGGGACGACGTGCCGGCCGCCTCCGGCGCGCTCTTCGACACCCTGCTGCGGGACCTGCTGGAGGGCGCGACGGTGCGTACGCTCGCCGCCGGACTCACCGGCGGGGACACCGGCGGGGACACCGCCGAGCCGGCGACCGGGCCCGCTGCGGCCCCCGCCCTGCCGTTCCCGGTACCGCCCGAGGGGCCGGTCCGGCTGGAGCTGCCCGGCGACGCCGCGGCCGAGGACCCGGAGCGGCGGGCCGCCGGCTACCTCCCGGCGCTCCGCGCCGAGCTGTGCGGCCGGCCGGTGGAGCTGACCGGGCGGGACCTCGGCGGCGTCCTGGCCGCGGAGCTGGCCCGGCAGCTCGGCGAGGCGGGCGTGACCGTCAGCGGGCTGACAGTGGTCGCCGGGCTGCCGCTGCCAGACGGCGCGCCCGGCGAGCTGGTCGGCGAGTACCTGTTCACCCGCGAGCTCGGGGTGGACCCGGCCGACCTCGGCCTGCCCGGTGAGGCGGAACTCGCCGGCGCCGTGGAGGCCGGCGACGAGAGCGTCTTCGGCGCGCTGGCCGCGGAGCCGGCCGACTGGCGGCTGGCCCGGATCGCCGCCGTGCTCGACGTCGACCCGACCGAGCTGACCGCCCGGCACGCCGCGTTCCGGTCCGCGCTCGACGCGCTGGTCCGGCACGGGCCACCGCTGTACGCCGGCGACCTCACCCTGGTGTTCGACTTCGACCGGCCCCGCTGGCCGCAAGCGGCGGCGCGGGTGGAACGGCGCTGGCGCGAGGCCTGCCTCGGCGAGCTGCGGGTGGTCGACGGAGCGCGGCCGTGA